The following nucleotide sequence is from uncultured Draconibacterium sp..
TCACCACATCTTTTGGCGAACATCCTTTTCCAAGTGGTACCTGGTCTAAATAAAACTGCTTCACATCGTCGATTGTCTTTGCTCCCGGCACTTTTCCCGCATTTAAGTACTGAATAAACAATCCGTTTTCAGGATCGCTCCACAGTGGGCCTTCATAAAAATTACCCGGACAAACCGAATTCACCTTAATTTTCACCGGAGCCAGTTCCAATGCAAACGACTGAGTAAGACCGATTCCACCGAATTTCCCACCGGCATATGCAAAATTCTTTTTACTTCCTTTTAAGCCCGATTTTGAATTGATCTGAATAATATCAGAATAGTAATCCGGCTTAAAAGCATTTTGAAGTTTCAATATTTTAGAGGCTACTTTTGTGCAATAGAAATAGGCGTTGTAGTTTATTTTGGTAACAAACTCAAAATTCTCCGGCGTCATTTCATCCAAACCACCGGCACGTAACACGCCGGCATTACTTACAAATACATCGAGCCCACCAAAAGTAGCAACGGTTTCTTTCATCAAATTGGCCAGGCTATCCATATCGGCCACATTGGTTTTTACAAAAATCACCCGGTTGTTCCCTTTCATGGCGGCCAGTTCTGCTGCCGTTTTTTGTCCAACTTCTTCGTTAATATCGGCCACAACAATGTTGGCACCTTCTTCAGTCAGATGTCGGGCAATACCCTCACCAAATCCCATGGCAGCGCCGGTTACAATAATGGTTTTATTCTGAACGCGGCCAACAGATGTTCCGGCAGCGATTTTGCGGCGATAATTCTCCACCTCCCAGGTATCGATAAAGGCAATTTGCTCAGCTGTCATAAAATGCTGTCCCCCGAACGATTCGGAGTAAGCACTGATTTTCATTGCATCTTCGTACACATCAAGAATCGTGTCGCACTGCGCAGCATGATCGCCAACTGCCAGCAAACCGATTCCTTTCAGCAAAATTACTTTTGGTGCAAATCCGTTCGCTGAAATAAAAGCCGCAATCTTTTCTTTGGCCTCTTTCAACAGGTCTTCAATATTTTCAGTATTTTCAACAAAAACGTATTTTGATTTGCAATATACGATCAGGTCCGGCGTAAATGGCCTGGCCACTTTTTCAAAGGCCTCTGCATCTTTTGCGAATTGTGCAATTACTGCATTGTTCCTAAGTTTCAGCGTTTTAATTTCCTCTTCAGAAACCATCATTCGAATGGCAGGAACAAATTCTGCTATATCATCGCGAATTGGCAGGGTTTCTTCCGACAGTTCTTCTTTTAAAGCACCGTTCAATTTTACAAATACATCATTGTATATCGTTTCAATTTCATCGATAGAATCAGCTGACACAAAAATTCCGTGGTTTTGCAAAAAAATGATCTGTGCGGCTTTACCTTTTTCGGCTTTGAATTTGGACAGCTGCTTTTCAACCTCTTTAAACAGCACGTACCCCGGATCGATGTATGGAATGTAAACCACCTGATTACCAAACAACTCATCAAGGTATTTTTCCACCTCGTTGCCACACATCAGTCCGTTTACCTTTGTTGGGTGCAGATGCACCACGTAAGCATATTCGATAACATCGTGCATCGATGTTTCAACCGATGGACGGCGATCTTTTGTGATGGTAGCTTCCATCAAATCGTCTTTAATCTGGCGTTCGCGCTCAAACGGATCGGCGCTGTATGTTTTTCCCGAGATCAGTCCCAGTTTTTTGCGATCGAGTTTTGCAAAACCATCTTCGGTGATCGTGGCAAGCGCATGACCACTGGCTTTCACCCAAATATATTCATCATTTTTATAAGAAGTGTTTCCCCCCCCGGCAATAACCATCTCCGGATTTTTGCCATAGAACTGCGATATCTTAATAAGATTTTCTAATCCTTCCATTTTCTTCTTTCTCGCTAATTTTTGCTAGCAGATTTCGCGAATCAGCGCAGATTTTCTTCTTCTATTTCTCTGCGAATATCTGCGCTATCTGCGTGATTTTTTTTATGCGATCATTTCTTTTATAACCGCATTACCCAGGGTGATTAAATCGGTAACGGAACGCTCAGTACGATCGCCGTTTACCGCTACAAATCCCTCTTCACCATTGGTTTTTAAGTATTGATGAGCGGCAATCACACAAGCCCCATTGTATGATACTTTTTTCAAATCTTCGGGTAAAACATCTTCCCCGTCAACTTTTACCTCGATTGGGAAAACTCCCGGCGTATTGTGCTCCGAACCCAGTGAAATTACATAACCTTTTTTGCTAAAATATTTAATGAACTCGCGCAATTTATGAACTGAATTCCGTGACGGGATCAATTCGATCATATGCACGTTCATAGCCTGTAATTGCTCATCCATAAATTCCCAATCCCTTTCGAAAACAGTGATCAGATTTCCTTTTCTATCGTCGAGCAAAACAGGATAACACGGAATACCACCGGCATCTAAAATATACTCGCTTATTTTTTTCACCGGGGGGAATGATGCAGGCGATTCAGGAACAAACGCAGAACCTCCGGCTTTTAACAGTTTGCCACGGATTTCGTTTTCAATTGCAGAAATATCGTCAGGATTCGATTTTGGCTCCACATCAAAAAGTTCGGTGTAGAACATCATTTTGCCCGACTTTTTCGGATAATTCTCTTCTACCAAAATACGAATGGCTTTGGCAATGTGCCTCTCGCGCACCAATTCTTTGGCGTACTTCGATTTTATAAAATCGTAAGTCAGACTCATATCCGGATAGATCGATTGCAAAAGATAGTTCACCTTTTCAATCATCTTCGCCACTTGTTTCTGGCTTTCAGCAATCAGATCTTCCAAAAACTTTTTGCTTTCTGCTGAAACCCGGTAGGGATAATTCAACCCTTTACCACTAAAATAAATGCGCCCCGGATTATTCGGATCGTTTATGGTAATATTACGACGTTGAAGCTCCGGGATCAACCCGATAAACTCAACATTAAATAATGGAAACACACCGTTTTTTACTGCATAATTATAAAATTCGTTATAGCCGTCGGAAACAAAAAAGTCGTTAATCCCCAACACATCAACCTCTTCGTCTTTTGCCAGATCAAAAATCTGTGCAATATTATCAAACGAGCTAAACGAGTATGGTGTATGGATATGACCATTAACATGAGGAATGCTAATATCGCCTCCAATTCGCATTAATGTATCAATATCCGGGTATTCTTTTAGAAAATTCATATCAGTTATTAGTTATTGATTAAAAGCAAGTGTGAATATAAAAAATCCTTTCCTACCAAATAGATATTCACACTATGCTTTTCAACTAACCAGGATTATATACCTAATTTATTTCTGCGGATTTGCTCAGCGTTTGTATAATTGTTTTTCACAACATGTCCTTTCAGTGGAACAATTTTCTCATGAATTGCATCCAGGAACCAGTCAACCTGCGGAAAGAAATACTGCTCCAATTCGTACGCCGGAGTAATCCAGTTACGCGAACCAACAACAACAGGAGGTGCATCCAGATCGTCGAAAGCCAGCTCGGTAATATTTCTTGCCATATCATTCAGGAACGAACCTCTTGCATTGGCATCGCCCGAAATAATGATTCTTCCGGTCTTTTTAACCGACTCGATAACTTTTTCGTAGTTGAAAGGAACAATTGAACGGGCATCGATTACCTCCGCTTCCATTCCGTATTCTTCTTTCAATTTATCGGCTGCTTCCAATGCGCGATACAATGTCGCACCAATTGTAAGAATGGTAATGTCTTTACCTTCGCGTTTTACATCCGGCTCGCCAAACGAAATTTCGTAATATCCTTCCGGCACACCACCTTGGTGGAATTGTTCGCCAATATCGTAAATACGCTGACTTTCGAAGAAAATTACCGGATCAGTTCCCTGCAATGCAGTGTTCATTAAACCTTTGGCATCATATGGAGTTACCGGGAATACCACTTTCAATCCGGGAATATGTGCAACCAACGAAGTCCAGTCTTGCGAGTGTTGAGCCCCATATTTCGATCCTACAGAAACGCGCACAACTACAGGCATTTTAATTACGTTGCCCGACATCGCCTGCCACTTCGGCATCTGGTTGAAAACCTCATCGCCACAACGACCAAGGAAATCGCAATACATAATTTCAGGAATAACACGTCCGCCACACATGGCATAACCAATGGCTGTACCAATAATCGATGCCTCGGAAATTGGCGAGTTAAACAAACGATTATATGGTAATGCCTCTGTCAATCCACGATAAACAGCAAAAGCCCCACCCCAGTCGCGGTTTTCTTCACCGTAAGCGACCAATGTCGGATCTTTATAAAAACGATCAACTACAGCTTCGAAAATACCGTCGCGCAACTGGTATTGTTTAATTTTTGAGAATGGTTTTCCGTTGACATCAAAAGCAAAACGTTCTTTTTTAGCCAGCTGCTTAACCCGTGGATTTTCTTCCATCGGATGATTCACCTCAACTTCACGGTCTTCCATCTTATCCAGGCTCTCGTTCGAAAACATCATGTCACCGATCAGTTCCGGATATTTTTCCATATCCATATGTGGTGACACTTTTTCGTCGATGGCCAGTTTCATGGCATATTTCATCAACTCCACGATGTCGGCTTTTATATTTTCAAGCTCGGCTTCTTTTGCAACACCCGCTCCAACAAGCTCGCTTGCATAAGATGTAATACAATCCTGCTGTTCCCAGGCTTCCACTTCCTCTTTACTTCTGTAAGAAGAAGCATCTGAAGGCGAGTGACCGCTGTAACGGTAAGTTAAAACATCAAGCAGAACAGGACCTTTCTTTTCTTTCAACAGTTCCATTTTGCGTTTGTACGCATCAATTACTGCCAGAGGATTGTAACCGTCAACACGCTCAGCGTACATACTGTCGCGGTTTACACCTGCACCAATACGAGCGGCAATATCGTAACCCATGGTTTCGCCACAGGTTTGTCCACCCATTCCATACTGGTTATTCATAATATTGAAAATAATAGGCAGACCACCTTTGTAAGCGCCTTCCCACAGCTGCTCAAACTGATCCATCGATGCAAAAGCCAGACCTTCCCAAACAGGACCGCAAGCCATTGAAGCATCACCAATGTTGGCAACAACAATACCATCTTTTTTATTTACTTTTTTGAACAATGCAGCACCAACAGCAATATCGCCCGAACCACCAACAATAGCGTTGTTCGGATATACACCAAATGGTGTAAAGAAAGCATGCATCGATCCACCTAAACCTTTATTGAAACCTGTTTCGCGGGCAAAAATCTCGGCCAGTGTTCCGTAAATAAGGAAACGACGTGCCAGTGATTTTACGTTGCCTTCGTGACCCTTTTTTACGATATTCAGAATTGTACCATCGAAGAAGTTGGCCATTACATCCATCAACTCATCGTCGCTCATTTTATGAATGGCCGACATACCTTTTGCCAGAATCTCGCCATGCGAGCGGTGCGAACCAAAAATAAAATCCTCAACGCCCAGATGATAAGCCATACCAACAGCTGCTGATTCCTGTCCGATTGACAAGTGAGCCGGTCCGGGATGGTTGTACTCGATTCCCTCGTACTCTCCCTTTGTTTTAATCAGGTTCAACATCGTTTCGAACTCACGAATCAAAGCCATATCATGGAAGATATTAACGAATTCTTCGTTCGATAAATTTGCTTTTTCCTCAACAATACTTTTGTTGTATTGATTTACAGGTATTTCTTTGAATTGAATTGAACCCGGCTTTCTTACTTCAACCGGATCAATAAATTGCGACTTAGGCATAGTATTTTGTTTTATTAATTTTTACTCTTTTCTATTATTCAGACCTGGATCCGTCAGCTGACGGACAGGGTGACGTTCAAACATGATTAGCAGGAACTAACCCAAGTACGTCATGCTGAACTCGTTTTAGCATCTCAGCTTTTATAATCAATGCCCGAAACTAAAAACGGTTTCCTTAAAAATCTCCGAAACGGTTGGATGCGGGAATACCACTTCTTCCATTTCCTTCTGTGTCATTTCAGCTTCAATGGCCATGCAGGCACCGTAGATCATTTCACTCGATGGATTTCCGATCATGTGAACACCCAGCACTTCTCCGTATTTTGCACCAACTAAAACTTTGCACGATCCGCTGCCACCTTCGTTTTCGGCAACAAATCTTCCGGCGTAAGCCATGGGCAGTTCGGCAATTTTATAATCGATCCCTTTTGCTTTTGCAGATTCTTCGGTTAAGCCAACACCTGAAATTTCAGGATTGGTGTAAACCACCGCAGGAATGGCATTGTAACGCATTTTATCCGGGCGACCGGAAAGGTTATTAACCACCACTTCACCTTCGCGACTGGCAGTGTGTGCCAACAATGAGAAACCTGTTACATCGCCGGCTGCATAAACGTTCGGAATGTTGGTACGCATCTTTTCGTCCACCTTAATACCACCTTTGAATAATTCAACACCCAGATTCTCCAGGCCAAAACCTGTGGTTACCGGTTTGCGGCCAACACTCATTAATATTTTATCACCTTCAATCTCGGTTACTTTTCCGTCTTTTTCGAAGCTTACTTTAGTTCCTTCAACCTTGGTAACTTTAGAAGACAAATTAAACTCAATACCTTTTTTAGCGTATAGCTGTCGCAACATGGCACTTTGATCTTTGTCCATTCCGGTCAGGATTTCATCCAGCATTTCTATAATGGTAACTTTTGTACCCAAGCTGTTAAATATACTGGCGAACTCCATACCGATAACACCTCCACCGATGATCACCAAGGATTTTGGCTGCTCTTTCAATTGCAAGATCTCACGGTTGGTAAGCACATCTTCATTACCCTGTACTCCGGGAATTGGAGGCACAAAAGCTTCAGAGCCGGTACAGATCATTAGGTTGGCTGCATTATATGCTTTACCACCAGCTTCAATCTCAATACCTTCGGCACTTTTCTTTTGTATCATTGCTGCCTCGTTGACCACATCCACTTTAAACTGCTTCATTTTCATGCCAACGCCGCCAACCAGTTTTTTCACCACTTTATTTTTGCGGGCCATCATTTTTTTGAAGCTAAACGACAGATCATTCGCTTCTACCCCGTATTTACTTCCGCTTTTGGCGCTATCGTAAATTTTGGCACCGTAAAGCAAGGTTTTTGTAGGAATACAACCTTCGTTCAAACAAACACCGCCCAGCTCTTTCTTTTCAAAAAGAACCACTTTCAGTCCCTTTGCTCCGGCTCTTTCAGCGGCAACATATCCGCCCGGTCCGGCACCTATTATTGCTAAATCGTACTTCATTTCGGTATTAATAGTCAAAGGTTAAGTTTTCAATTTCAATAGCTACCTGCTTCACAAAACGTGTTGCCATTCCGCCATCCAGTGCCTGGTGATCGTAAGTCAAACTCAAGCCCATATATGGAACGAAACCATAAACACCGTCACCCAGATCTTTTGGTCGCGGTACAATTGTATTTACACCCAGAATAGCTACCTGCGGAAGGTTAATTACCGGTGTAAACATTTCGACACCATAGTTTCCAAGATTTGAAACGGTAAATGATGCAGCCTCTGAAGAAAGCAACTCAGGATCGATACTTCCTGTACGGCATGCATCGGCAACCACTTTAAACTGGTTACACAACCCTGTTATCGACAGATCATCAGCATTTCTAATTACCGGAACCATCAAACCTCTGTCGGTATCAACAGCTAAACCTAAATGTACTTTATTGAAAT
It contains:
- a CDS encoding SDR family NAD(P)-dependent oxidoreductase produces the protein MEGLENLIKISQFYGKNPEMVIAGGGNTSYKNDEYIWVKASGHALATITEDGFAKLDRKKLGLISGKTYSADPFERERQIKDDLMEATITKDRRPSVETSMHDVIEYAYVVHLHPTKVNGLMCGNEVEKYLDELFGNQVVYIPYIDPGYVLFKEVEKQLSKFKAEKGKAAQIIFLQNHGIFVSADSIDEIETIYNDVFVKLNGALKEELSEETLPIRDDIAEFVPAIRMMVSEEEIKTLKLRNNAVIAQFAKDAEAFEKVARPFTPDLIVYCKSKYVFVENTENIEDLLKEAKEKIAAFISANGFAPKVILLKGIGLLAVGDHAAQCDTILDVYEDAMKISAYSESFGGQHFMTAEQIAFIDTWEVENYRRKIAAGTSVGRVQNKTIIVTGAAMGFGEGIARHLTEEGANIVVADINEEVGQKTAAELAAMKGNNRVIFVKTNVADMDSLANLMKETVATFGGLDVFVSNAGVLRAGGLDEMTPENFEFVTKINYNAYFYCTKVASKILKLQNAFKPDYYSDIIQINSKSGLKGSKKNFAYAGGKFGGIGLTQSFALELAPVKIKVNSVCPGNFYEGPLWSDPENGLFIQYLNAGKVPGAKTIDDVKQFYLDQVPLGKGCSPKDVVKGILYLIDQENETGQALPISGGQSMLH
- a CDS encoding PHP domain-containing protein — encoded protein: MNFLKEYPDIDTLMRIGGDISIPHVNGHIHTPYSFSSFDNIAQIFDLAKDEEVDVLGINDFFVSDGYNEFYNYAVKNGVFPLFNVEFIGLIPELQRRNITINDPNNPGRIYFSGKGLNYPYRVSAESKKFLEDLIAESQKQVAKMIEKVNYLLQSIYPDMSLTYDFIKSKYAKELVRERHIAKAIRILVEENYPKKSGKMMFYTELFDVEPKSNPDDISAIENEIRGKLLKAGGSAFVPESPASFPPVKKISEYILDAGGIPCYPVLLDDRKGNLITVFERDWEFMDEQLQAMNVHMIELIPSRNSVHKLREFIKYFSKKGYVISLGSEHNTPGVFPIEVKVDGEDVLPEDLKKVSYNGACVIAAHQYLKTNGEEGFVAVNGDRTERSVTDLITLGNAVIKEMIA
- a CDS encoding thiamine pyrophosphate-dependent enzyme, whose product is MPKSQFIDPVEVRKPGSIQFKEIPVNQYNKSIVEEKANLSNEEFVNIFHDMALIREFETMLNLIKTKGEYEGIEYNHPGPAHLSIGQESAAVGMAYHLGVEDFIFGSHRSHGEILAKGMSAIHKMSDDELMDVMANFFDGTILNIVKKGHEGNVKSLARRFLIYGTLAEIFARETGFNKGLGGSMHAFFTPFGVYPNNAIVGGSGDIAVGAALFKKVNKKDGIVVANIGDASMACGPVWEGLAFASMDQFEQLWEGAYKGGLPIIFNIMNNQYGMGGQTCGETMGYDIAARIGAGVNRDSMYAERVDGYNPLAVIDAYKRKMELLKEKKGPVLLDVLTYRYSGHSPSDASSYRSKEEVEAWEQQDCITSYASELVGAGVAKEAELENIKADIVELMKYAMKLAIDEKVSPHMDMEKYPELIGDMMFSNESLDKMEDREVEVNHPMEENPRVKQLAKKERFAFDVNGKPFSKIKQYQLRDGIFEAVVDRFYKDPTLVAYGEENRDWGGAFAVYRGLTEALPYNRLFNSPISEASIIGTAIGYAMCGGRVIPEIMYCDFLGRCGDEVFNQMPKWQAMSGNVIKMPVVVRVSVGSKYGAQHSQDWTSLVAHIPGLKVVFPVTPYDAKGLMNTALQGTDPVIFFESQRIYDIGEQFHQGGVPEGYYEISFGEPDVKREGKDITILTIGATLYRALEAADKLKEEYGMEAEVIDARSIVPFNYEKVIESVKKTGRIIISGDANARGSFLNDMARNITELAFDDLDAPPVVVGSRNWITPAYELEQYFFPQVDWFLDAIHEKIVPLKGHVVKNNYTNAEQIRRNKLGI
- the lpdA gene encoding dihydrolipoyl dehydrogenase gives rise to the protein MKYDLAIIGAGPGGYVAAERAGAKGLKVVLFEKKELGGVCLNEGCIPTKTLLYGAKIYDSAKSGSKYGVEANDLSFSFKKMMARKNKVVKKLVGGVGMKMKQFKVDVVNEAAMIQKKSAEGIEIEAGGKAYNAANLMICTGSEAFVPPIPGVQGNEDVLTNREILQLKEQPKSLVIIGGGVIGMEFASIFNSLGTKVTIIEMLDEILTGMDKDQSAMLRQLYAKKGIEFNLSSKVTKVEGTKVSFEKDGKVTEIEGDKILMSVGRKPVTTGFGLENLGVELFKGGIKVDEKMRTNIPNVYAAGDVTGFSLLAHTASREGEVVVNNLSGRPDKMRYNAIPAVVYTNPEISGVGLTEESAKAKGIDYKIAELPMAYAGRFVAENEGGSGSCKVLVGAKYGEVLGVHMIGNPSSEMIYGACMAIEAEMTQKEMEEVVFPHPTVSEIFKETVFSFGH